TAAGCATGATCGAGATGATTGCTTCCAAATTCTAAGGATATGTACTGACCTTGGTATCATTGCAATGTTCCATGAACATGATGTCTTAGTTACTCCCAAacaggtttttattttttcatttcccATTGTTCATCTAATCCAATTTATTATTCTATAATTTTACATGATATAGCTAggatttatttcattttagatGATTATAGAggtttcaattttattcattgAATATGAAAACTTTTACATTCATTTAACTACACTGATATATATTTCCACTTCAACTTCAGGCAAAGTTCTCTCCCCCCTTTAGTGAGCTGGACATAACTGAAGAGGATGGTGAGATTAGCCTTAATCTGACTGGTGATAAAAGTGCTTTAGCTGGTAGCAATGCAAAGGACAAAGGACCTCACCATTTGCGCATGAAATTGCTGATAGACTTTGAatcagatgaagaagatgatgctgGATTTGCTGGTAGGGATGATGGTACTTTTGCAAAGATCAGTCCTCTCTCTGATATGGCCTGTGATGCTAATGGGGAGGGTAATATGCCAGATGCCATTCAGTCTCAAACCGATGCTAGAGGCACTGTGAATTCTGCAGTAGAGACTGACATAACTTTCTGGTGTGGTTCATGAACCTAAACCACCTATGTTTGGAGTTGAATTGACTACCAAGAACAACAAAGGTCTGTTTGTAGTTAAGATTGAGGCAACTGCTGATGCTGGTGCAGTCGCTCATGAGGGAGCTAATTGCAACTCTGGTCTGAAATTTCTGTCATTGTTTGGAGAAGAAAGCATGGAGGCCCCC
This portion of the Lotus japonicus ecotype B-129 chromosome 3, LjGifu_v1.2 genome encodes:
- the LOC130746899 gene encoding uncharacterized protein LOC130746899, with translation MWLLAAQFEIRQLNLKDARVILGNDIGKAPKDKIEKKVIPNGDYPDDIEECLAGKEMLFKVCNNSGVKHDRDDCFQILRICTDLGIIAMFHEHDVLVTPKQAKFSPPFSELDITEEDGEISLNLTGDKSALAGSNAKDKGPHHLRMKLLIDFESDEEDDAGFAGRDDGTFAKISPLSDMACDANGEGNMPDAIQSQTDARGTVNSAVETDITFWCGS
- the LOC130746901 gene encoding uncharacterized protein LOC130746901; amino-acid sequence: MFGVELTTKNNKGLFVVKIEATADAGAVAHEGANCNSGLKFLSLFGEESMEAPLTKNSTKKNLKIEVSRVEVEEVLNKMVDDPHIIVISDDEDDVGA